The following proteins are co-located in the Micromonospora viridifaciens genome:
- a CDS encoding Na+/H+ antiporter — protein sequence MSGLVLIAVLGTTVLIGTTIGGRYSVAPPVLLIAMGAGLGLLPPFSHVVLAPNVVLLLFLPAILYRESLVISLREIRANFLVITLLAVGLVLITAVAVAYAAQALGVPPAAAWVLGAVLAPTDAAAVAGLAKRMTRGILTTLRAESLINDGTALVLFAVTVGVIAGGAVPGPLSLTGRFFGSAAVGVAAGLLVGGVVILIRRHIDDPMREGALSILTPFAAFLLAETVHASGVLAVVVAGLLLSYVGPRVIRARSRVTAFAFWDLSTFMINGSLFVLLGMQVPRTLRGITSHTPTQALAIAVLVTLVVVATRLIWLQLALPGLQAVDRRASQQGRRFDFRVRTAVGWAGFRGAVSLAAALAVPVTTGAGTPVQDRDLIIFVTVTVIVLTMLVQGTTMPAVARWAGLMGDQEREDEVRWARIRATEAGLAALPQVAADVGASTDAVDRLRADYEEHLAGVRAPGDEEAAQERETARRLRLELLEHKRREITRLRNTRQIDDAVLRQVQADLDIEEIRLLGPAPEE from the coding sequence GTGAGCGGGCTTGTGCTGATCGCGGTGCTGGGCACCACCGTGCTCATCGGCACGACCATCGGCGGCCGCTACAGCGTCGCGCCACCCGTGCTGCTCATCGCCATGGGGGCGGGGCTCGGCCTGCTGCCTCCGTTCTCCCACGTGGTCCTCGCACCGAACGTCGTGCTGCTGCTCTTCCTGCCCGCGATCCTCTACCGGGAGAGCCTGGTCATCAGCCTTCGCGAGATCCGGGCCAACTTCCTCGTCATCACCCTGCTCGCCGTCGGGCTGGTGCTCATCACGGCGGTCGCCGTCGCGTACGCGGCGCAGGCGCTCGGGGTCCCGCCGGCCGCGGCCTGGGTGCTCGGCGCGGTCCTCGCGCCCACCGACGCCGCCGCCGTCGCCGGCCTGGCCAAGCGGATGACGCGCGGCATCCTCACCACCCTGCGCGCAGAGAGCCTGATCAACGACGGTACGGCCCTGGTGCTCTTCGCCGTCACCGTCGGGGTGATCGCCGGCGGGGCGGTGCCCGGCCCGCTCAGCCTGACCGGCCGATTCTTCGGCTCCGCCGCCGTCGGGGTCGCCGCGGGCCTGCTCGTCGGCGGCGTGGTCATCCTGATCCGCCGGCACATCGACGACCCGATGCGTGAGGGTGCGCTGAGCATCCTCACCCCGTTCGCCGCGTTCCTGCTGGCCGAAACGGTGCACGCCAGCGGCGTGCTCGCCGTCGTGGTCGCCGGCCTGCTCCTCTCGTACGTCGGTCCCAGGGTGATCCGGGCACGCTCCCGGGTGACCGCGTTCGCGTTCTGGGACCTCTCCACCTTCATGATCAACGGCAGCCTCTTCGTGCTGCTCGGCATGCAGGTCCCGCGCACGTTGCGCGGCATCACCAGCCACACGCCGACCCAGGCACTCGCCATCGCGGTGCTGGTCACCCTGGTCGTGGTGGCGACCCGGCTGATCTGGCTCCAGCTCGCCCTGCCCGGCCTGCAGGCCGTCGACCGGCGCGCGTCCCAGCAGGGCCGCCGGTTCGACTTCCGGGTCCGCACGGCCGTCGGCTGGGCCGGTTTCCGGGGCGCGGTCTCGCTCGCCGCCGCGCTCGCCGTCCCGGTCACCACCGGGGCCGGCACCCCCGTGCAGGACCGCGACCTGATCATCTTCGTGACCGTCACGGTCATTGTGCTGACCATGCTCGTGCAGGGCACCACAATGCCCGCCGTGGCCCGCTGGGCCGGCCTGATGGGCGACCAGGAGCGGGAGGACGAGGTGCGCTGGGCCCGGATCCGCGCCACGGAGGCCGGACTGGCCGCCCTGCCGCAGGTCGCCGCCGACGTCGGCGCGTCGACCGACGCCGTGGACCGGCTCCGCGCCGACTACGAGGAGCACCTGGCGGGCGTGCGCGCGCCGGGTGACGAGGAGGCCGCGCAGGAGCGCGAGACCGCCCGCCGGTTGCGCCTCGAACTGCTCGAGCACAAGCGGCGGGAGATCACCCGGCTGCGGAACACCCGGCAGATCGACGACGCGGTGCTGCGGCAGGTGCAGGCCGATCTCGACATCGAGGAGATCCGGCTGCTCGGCCCGGCGCCCGAGGAGTGA